Proteins from a genomic interval of Lolium perenne isolate Kyuss_39 chromosome 1, Kyuss_2.0, whole genome shotgun sequence:
- the LOC127300251 gene encoding uncharacterized protein, with the protein MSFFYVRNESPAFDHLNLPEYNPAPPVGRINWGFNAKSSDPDAEVNLLWDFLGQCVAEGRLSAEDLLCTYISRRVIPLQWRVHKIGHMSGRLDPTRTSKVELSKSQVAHRVNNITKANMPDNWNWGLPPYNREQPPELLFTRQGIEDGDLATKVWTPDHIDPADLAGDQAGDDDLPVVQDQGGQGEHNPPPSPEHEQEQEQEQEQEPAQSGTGPIPAVPLRAAPPTNTATSALKGRKRAGVGSTAASEARAKKQRRLAPKKVPEKAG; encoded by the exons atgtctttcttttacgtgcggaacgagagcccggccttcgaccatctcaacctgccggaatataacccggccccgccagtcggccggatcaactggggcttcaatgccaagtcctcggacccggacgcggaggtgaacctcctgtgggacttcctgggcCAGTGCGTCGCGGagggccggctgagtgccgaggaccttctctgcacctacatctcgcgccgggtcataccgcttcagtggcgcgtccacaagatcggccatatgtccggccggctcgacccgacacggacgtcgaaggtggagctctccaagtcccaggtggctcaccgggtgaacaacatcaccaaggccaacatgccggacaactggAATTGGGGGCTGCCGCCTTACAACCGGGAGCAGCCGCCTGAACTG cttttcacccgccaaggcatcgaggatggcgacttggcgacgaaggtctggacgccggatcacatcgacccggctgacctagccggcgaccaagccggcgacgacgatctgccggtggtgcaggatcagggcggccagggggagcataacccgccgccttcgcctgagcatgagcaggagcaggagcaggagcaggagcaggagccggcccaatccggcacggggcccatcccggcggtgcctctgcgcgcggcgccgcctacgaacacggcgacttctgcgctgaaggggaggaagcgggccggcgtcgggtctacggccgcttcggaggcgagggccaagaaacagcgccggctagcgcccaagaaggtcccggagaaagccgggtga
- the LOC139831018 gene encoding uncharacterized protein, translating into MEAAWHKADTCEVFSREGQPGAAPMKVVFSGYRASLKNKAAEALAQLATLEDADKAVTERRTVLYNKVVTSYHKAKIERAGLARELEAVKGEAFSLLTCFSCEFLFY; encoded by the exons atggaggctgcgtggcacAAGGCGGATACTTGCGAGGTGTTCAGCCGGGAGGGACAGCCTGGTGCGGCGCCCATGAAGGtggtcttctccggctaccgggccagccttaagaacaaggccgccgaggcccttgcccagctagcaacgctggaggatgctgacaag gcggttacggagcgacgcaccgtcttgtacaacaaggtggtgactagttaccacaaggccaagatcgagcgagccggcttggctcgcgagctggaggctgtcaagggtgaggccttctctcttttgacttgcttttcctgtgagtttcttttttactga
- the LOC127332965 gene encoding uncharacterized protein — protein sequence MDDYLASIAARVEPVTKLGWELRKAAEELIRLLWPTETLPEDLSNLIAWLERAPDRFLDWKESATRAGADMALSFVLSWYNEVSLDQLECRRAGVEDKLPAENKAARLARACAIADFVDKSVFIADPNPPSDDEEEEAEDEEADDVPEDDPAAGSADAPPA from the coding sequence atggacgactatctggcgtccatcgccgcccgcgtggagccggtcaccaagcttggctgggagctgcggaaggcggcggaggagctgatccgactgctgtggccgacggagacgctgccggaagatctctccaatctcatcgcttggctggagagggctcccgaccgcttcttggactggaaggagtcggccacgcgcgccggagccgatatggcgctatcttttgtgctttcctggtataacgaggttagcctcgaccagCTGGAGTgccggcgcgccggcgtggaggacaagctcccggcggagaacaaggctgctcggcttgcccgcgcctgcgccattgccgacttcgtcgacaagtccgtcttcatcgcggacccgaatccgccgtctgacgacgaggaggaggaggctgaggacgaagaggcggacgacgtgcccgaggatgacccggcagccggctccgctgatgcccctccggcttag